TAAGCCCCAGAGCATCACAGCCACAGTTTCGGGGTAGGCGTGGTGTTCTTGCAAATGTTGGGCAATGATTTGTTGGGCGATCGCGCGGCCTCGCTCGTAGGCAGCAGGTGAGGGCATCCGGTAGGGGTCAAGGGCGTGAATGTTTCGACCTGTGGGCAACACACCAGGGCCATCCCGCAGCAAGTCACCACCGGGAGCGGGGGGAATGTATTCGCCGTTTAAGCCTCGCAATAAGTTGGTTAACTCATCGGAGGTTTGAGCCAGTAAGTCTCGAACCTGGACGGCGGCTTCCAGCTTTGGAGTTTTGCCGTTGAGGTCGAATTGTTGGGTGAGAGATTTGAAATCGGCTCCGTTGACAACTTGGGCGATCGCCTGTTCTGGCAATTCATCGCCTAAGTAAGCGTTCAAATAGCCTTCTAACGCTTCAGGGTCGGGAGCTTCGCCAAGTGTGTGCAGTCCGGTGGAAAAGAGACGATTTTCTAAAACTTGTAGATACTCATACAGCTTGACCAAATACCGATTGAACACCTCAGCGCTAAAAAGTTTGGCGTTTTCGGGGGTAAGAGAAATGCCGAGCTTTCGGGCTTTGTCGCAAGGATAATCAGCATCTAAGCCAGTGTCGGCAATCTTCTTCAGGATCGCTTCTTTAAGGACATAGTTTTTCGTAGGGTCTTCGCGATACTCAGCAATCAGATCGCGCAACGTCACTAATTCTTTGTAGAGTCCGGCGCGACCGTAGGGCGGTACATTGTGAGAAATTAGCACGCCATAACCCCGTCGCTTTGCCAAAATCGATTCGGAAGGATTATTCGCGGCATATATATATAGATTAGGCAGGTCGCCCAGCAGAATATCTGACCAGGAATAGCCTGTGTTGCCCAGTGGCGAACCGGGGAGCCATTCGACAGTGCCGTGCATGCCAAAGTGAACCAGAGCATTGGCTTGAAAGTCGTGCTGCAACCATTGATAAAAGGCGGCGTACTGGGGGTGAGGCGTGAGATCACGCTCAAACATCAGGCGCATTGGGTCGCCTTGAATGCCCAACGGGGGTTGTACTCCAATCCAAATATTGCCAAGTTGAATGCCACCTAAGCAGAACTGATTGCCACAGATCTTGATGCCGCTACCAGTCAACGATTTCCACTGTTTTTCGATACGGCTAGTTTTCAGGTAGCCGAGCCATTTCTCTAGCTGGCGATCGCTCACCAAGGTAATTGGCGCATCTTCGCGATCGGTGAACAGTTCATCGGCTTCTTTCACCTGCCGAATCAGTTCCTCGCCATCTTCTGGCAAGTCGCCCACGCTGTAGCCTTGGTGTTTGAGTGCTTGCAGGAATTTCAAGAGCGATCGCGGTACATTCAACAATGCAGCGGTTCCGACAGCTCCGTATCCCGGTGGGAAACCGTAGAGAATGATGGCTAGTTTGCGATCGCTAGGCGGAGTCCGGCGGAGTTCAATCCAGCGTTTGAGTCGTCCGGTGAGCCGTTGAACTCGTTCTGGAATCAGGTAAATATCTTCACCGACCAAGCCTCCCAAAGGTACGGGGTCGATCGCGCCATCCAGTTCTGGCAAGGAATACAGCACCACACTTTGCAGCCCACCAATGCCCTGACGAGTCCAAGAATGAATATCTTGAATCAACAGTGGAGCCGCAACGATATAGGGGACATTTTTGGCGCTGAGAATTCGTTTGGCGACTTCCACTTGCCTGCCCGCTTCCATTGAACCCGCAGGGCCACCCACCAGCGGAAAGCCAATCGTAGAAACGATCGCATCGACGGCCATCGCCTCTTTGGAGAGAGAAGGAGTTTCAATATTGCCTTGCGATCGCTGTGCTTGCTCATAAGCAGTCGTCATCCAATCGCGCACTGCCACATGCCCCTCCACCCCATTAATAAAGATTGGCAGCGGAATTAAGCCTGCTTGCTCAAAATGGCGAATCAGTTGGGGAATGTAGGGTTGCTTGGTAACAACATGT
This region of Trichocoleus desertorum NBK24 genomic DNA includes:
- the bchH gene encoding magnesium chelatase subunit H produces the protein MQRIVLMAGFESFNADLYRKAAQLAQARCPELEICVFSDRDLTTQSEAIAAALEGADVFFGSLLFDYDQVLWLRDRVQQIPIRLVFESALELMSLTKLGEFAIGDKPKGMPKPVKFILDKFGSGKEEDKLAGYLSFLKVGPKLLKFVPIQKVQDLRNWLIIYGYWNAGGSENVASMFWTIAEKYLGLAIGEIPAPIETPNMGLLHPNYPGYFESPKQYLDWYRDRPSPTTNRPVVGILLYRKHVVTKQPYIPQLIRHFEQAGLIPLPIFINGVEGHVAVRDWMTTAYEQAQRSQGNIETPSLSKEAMAVDAIVSTIGFPLVGGPAGSMEAGRQVEVAKRILSAKNVPYIVAAPLLIQDIHSWTRQGIGGLQSVVLYSLPELDGAIDPVPLGGLVGEDIYLIPERVQRLTGRLKRWIELRRTPPSDRKLAIILYGFPPGYGAVGTAALLNVPRSLLKFLQALKHQGYSVGDLPEDGEELIRQVKEADELFTDREDAPITLVSDRQLEKWLGYLKTSRIEKQWKSLTGSGIKICGNQFCLGGIQLGNIWIGVQPPLGIQGDPMRLMFERDLTPHPQYAAFYQWLQHDFQANALVHFGMHGTVEWLPGSPLGNTGYSWSDILLGDLPNLYIYAANNPSESILAKRRGYGVLISHNVPPYGRAGLYKELVTLRDLIAEYREDPTKNYVLKEAILKKIADTGLDADYPCDKARKLGISLTPENAKLFSAEVFNRYLVKLYEYLQVLENRLFSTGLHTLGEAPDPEALEGYLNAYLGDELPEQAIAQVVNGADFKSLTQQFDLNGKTPKLEAAVQVRDLLAQTSDELTNLLRGLNGEYIPPAPGGDLLRDGPGVLPTGRNIHALDPYRMPSPAAYERGRAIAQQIIAQHLQEHHAYPETVAVMLWGLDAIKTKGESLGILLELVGAEPVKEGTGRIVRYELKPLVEVGHPRIDVLANLSGIFRDSFVNIIELLDDLFRRAAEADEPEDQNFIRKHAIALQAKGVDNASARLFSNPARDFGSLVNDRVVNGNWESGDELGDTWRDRNTFSYGRQDKGQARPEILDTLLKTTERVVQEIDSLEYGLTDIQEYYANTGGLKRAAEQKRGKKVTTSFVESFSKDSTPRSLEDLLRLEYRTKLLNPKWAEAMAAQGSGGAFEISQRMTALIGWGGTADFQESWVYDQAANTYALDAEMAEKLRQANPEAFRNIVARMLEANGRGFWNPDPEKLTQLRQLYELTDEELEGVTV